ATGACGATGGCGTCGTCGCGACGGGTCAGGTAGCTCGCGCCTCGAATGGAGTTGGTGGGGCCGCAGGCAATGGTGAGAATCGGGTAACGACGTGCGTTCTCGATGGTCATCAGGGTGCCGTCATTCTGCGAAAGGTAGACATCGGCGTTGACGATGCCCTTTTGCTTGAGGCTATGTGCAAAACCTTCGGTGAAGCGCTGTGCGACCTGGTTCAAGGCCGCGTTGAGGATTGTCGCGTTCTCGCGCTCGACAAGACCCATGGAACCGATTTCGCTGGAAAGCGAGATCGGGAAGTCCTCCCCCAGAATCTCGTGAGCGATGGCCGCGGCACGTACCTCATCATCGTTGCGCATCGTGGAGAATACACAGGAAATCGCCAAGGCGTCGACCTTGCCCTTGATTTTGTTGAGGAAGGCCCTGCAGGCATCCTCGTCGAATTGTGCAAGGCGCTTGCCGTTGAACTCAAAGCCTCCGCCGATGATCGTCCAATCCACGCACACGGCGCGAATCGAATCGTCCCAGTCGACCATTGGAGGAATCCCCTCTGTTGCTGGGGCTCCGATACGCAGGATGGCCACAGGTGAAAGCCCCTTGCGCTGCACGATGGCATTGGTGCACTGGGTGGTGCCGAGCATGGCCTGATCAATAAGGCCGGCATCGACCTTGGACTCATCGAGCACGGCATCCACCGAGTTGAGAATGCCTTCGTAAACATCCTCGCTGGTATGTCTCTTGACGGCAGCGAGCACCTTCATGTTCTCATCGATAACCACCGCATCGGTATTGGTTCCGCCGACGTCGATTCCTAACTTGTAATGCATAATCACTTTCCTTTGCGTTGTGAACGTTCTTCTACCGGGATGTAGTCAGTGTCGAGACCGAAGTATCGTGGGCCGACCAGCTTGAGACCTTCTTCGGTGCGCCACTGCGGAGCGCAGGGCAGGCCCGCGACCAACACGCGCTTGCCGTATTTCACGGCCTCGTTCGGCACTGGTGTGTAGGTATCGTGGTCGACCAAGCAGATCAGATCGGGAGCGGTGGCGACGATGTCCCCATCGACCTCGCATTTGAGGTTCTCGTTCTGATAGGTCACGGAGGCCTCATGTCCCTTGTCCGAACCGATGCCGGCAAGCACCACCTTGCCGTAGTTGAAGGCGCCGCGCGTCTCACGAAGTACATCGGTGACCTTGCCGCTGAACAGCCTGACACCGTGGGTCAGATCGAGGAAGCGCTGTTCGATACCCTTGGAATCCTCGCCTTCCTTGATGGAACGGATGGAACGGCCCAATTCCTGCGACATGGTGACGATATTGGGCACGCACCAGTCACGGCACTTCTTGGCACTCATCGTATACTGGCAGGTCATGACCTGGCCGCCGACGGTGTTGGTGATGGAGCGGACGATGTCTTCAGTCCATTTGTTGGAGATGTTGTGCATCACACCGACGTTGCCCTTTTCGTCGCTATACGCCAATGGCGAGGACGAGACACCGCCGATGGTGAAGGTGACCATCTGCAATTCCGGGAATGCACGGCCCATGCCGTCTGCGTCGACGACGGGAAGGCCACGACGGGCACCCGCGACGATCGGCAGCATGGAGTTGACGCCACCGGCTTCGATGGGCATGGTCGCGTAGATCTTTTTGCCGGTCTCGCGTTCCATACGGTCGAAAAGACGATTGAAATCATCCTTGCCGCCGCCCTTTTCGGTCATCACCGTAGGAGCGCCGACCATGGCGCAAGGGGCGACGAATGCATCGTCAGGGATTTCCTCTGGTTCAATCAGAGTCACCGGGCCGCATTCCTTGACTGCCTGTATGGCGAGCAGACGACCGATATAAGGGTCGCCTCCACCGCCGGCACCAAGCAATGAGGCTCCCAAAGCGATATCGTTGATTTCATCAATACCGATGGTTCTCATTTATTTCCTGCCTTTCGAACATTTTCAAGATTCATTGTGCCTTCCTCTAAAGCTCGGATTGGATTGAGTCGAAGGGGATGTAATCGAGGTCGTAACCGAACCAGCGCGGTCCGGCCAGGTCGATGCCGGCCTGCGTATGCCAGACCTTGTCGGCTTCCAAGACGAGCAACAGAACACGCTTGCCGTACTTCAGATTTTCGGTGGTCACCGGGGTGAAGGTGTCGGCATCCACCATGCAGATCAGATCCGGAACGGTGGCGACAGCCTTGCCGTCAAGGTAGGCAATCAGGTTTTCGTTCTGGAACTCCACGGCGGCCTGATGTCCGCGGGAGGAACGGATGCCTTCGAGCTTGGCCAGGCCGTAGTTGAATCCGCCTTTCGTTTCACGGGTCACGTCGGCAATCTTTGCCTCGATGATGCCTTTGGCCTTCATCTTTTTCAGGAATGCCTCGCGAGGTGTGACGCCTTCTTCGTCGGCGATTTCCTTGATGGTGCGGATGGTGCGGCCGATGAAACGTGCCTTGGTGAGCGAATCTCGGACGGCGGCCCGTTTCATCGTCTTGCCGCTCATCAGCTGGCCGAGGGCGATGCCCTGACCGCCCATTGCGTCGACGGCCGCCCTGCCAAGGTTCTCCATCCAGTCGTTGTCGATGGTGGTGAGCATCGCGACATTGCCTTTTTCGTCCGCGAAGGCCATCGGCCAGGTATGGACGCCGGCGATATTATACGAATCCTGCTGCAAGCCCGGGAAGGCGCGACCCATGCCGTCCACGTTGACCAGCGGGATGCCGGCCACGGCCGAAGCGGCAACGGGGATGACCGAGTTCATGCCGCCTATTTCGGAGAGCACGAACGCGTTGAGGCTGTGACCCGTCTGTTCCTTCATGGCTTTGAGCAGATTGGGGAATTCGCATCCGTTGATGCCCTTTTCCGCCATTACGCTGGGCGCTCCGACACCGCCGATGGTGGCGACAATCCAATCGTCAGGCACCTCTTCGGCGTCGTAGAGATCGATGCTGCCCACCTTTTCCAAGGCCTGACGTGCGATCAGGCTTCCCCCATAGGGGTCGCCTCCACCGCCGGCTCCCAATAAGGAGGAACCGAGAGCGATATCGGGAATATCAGAAGAAACCAATTTTTGCATTTCATTCACCTTTGCGAGTCAATTGAATGGCGCCGGGGAATGCCGGCAGTTTCATGGCCTTGTATACCAAGACGTAAAGCAAAATCGAGACCACGATGCCGTTGACCGGCCCGAGGAAGAATGGGTGGTCAAGGAACGAGAGGGCAGGCACCGAAGCGAACGTGCCGCCGGTTATCAACGCGACGATGGAACCGCCGATGAACGAGACCAGACCGGGAACCGAGAACCCATCGAGTGGCTTGAAGTTTTCCGGACGCGCCTTGCGCACCAGCCAGTAGTCGGCGATCATGGCTCCTGCCAAGGCCGGAATCATCGCGGAAAGCACGGTGAGGAAGAGCTGGAAATAGTCCATGATGCCAGCCACCGCGAGGATGATGCCCAATATGCCCGAGATGGTCGTGGAGACCTTGTAGCCTTTGTCGCCCTTGTCTGCGATGACGGCAAATGCAAGCCCTGCGGAATAGGCATTGCTCACGTTGACGGACCAGGTGGACATGACCAGCGCGATCAGTGCCAATCCGGCCAATCCCATGGAGGCCATGATCTTGGAGATGTCGCCGCCTGATTCGGGCTTGACGATGGCGAGCATCGCTCCCATCACCAGAAGAATGACCATCGGAGGCCAGATGCCGATGATGCTGGAGAGCACCGCACCCTTACGGTCCTTGGCGTACCTCGAAAAGTCCCCGACCGTCGCCCCACCGACAGCGAAGAAACCGACCGCGATATTGATGCCGGCGACCAGACCGATGCTCTGCTTGGGCACGTAGGAGAAAAGACTGGACATGCCAGTGGTGGACACGGAAGTGAAAAGCCCGTATACACAAATGATGAAGAGCAGCGGCGCGGCGATATAGTTGACCCATTTGACACCATCGAAGCCAAGAACCGCGGTGATTAGCATCAGCAGGCCCAATACAATCTCGCAAATCTGTGGTGAGATCGACCAGCCGAATTTGGCGGCCATCAGCGAGAAGGACGAGCCACAGACGGCCGCCTGAACGCTGAACCAGCCGATAAGGCTGATGCCGATGATGATGGAGATGACGTAGCGGCCACCCTTGCGGCCCAGAGCCGCTGACGACATGGCCGAGGTCGGCAGGCCGGTGTCGGTGGCTTCCATAGCCACGAAGCACATGTAGGCCTCGATGATGCCGAATCCGATCAGCGCCGCCAGGAAGGCGTCGCGCAGAGTCAGCCCTGCGCCTAGAATCGCGCCGGTCATCAGTGTCGATACATTAATCGACTGGCCTATCCAGATCAGCGCGATTGACCACCAATTTCTTCTTTGATTTTGAGGCACATACAGACTGTTTTCCTTATATTCCGCCTCTGAGCCCTCCGAGGAATCAATTCCCGGCTGGGCTGACGTCGTCGTCATGAAGATACTGCTCCTTTTTATAAAATAATGTGACTTATTATTGTTTACTTATTAACAACAGATGCGATAATTCCGATCATGTGCGGCTTCAGGGAAGCAGCACATCCTGATAGAGTTCCGGACGTCGGTCGCGCAGATAAGGACTGGTCTGGCGGTTGGAGACCACCTTGGCCAAGTCGATGTCGACGCTCAGCACATCTTCCTTCTGCTCCTCAAGCTCGGCGATGACACGCCCGCGCGGATCGCAAACCCGGCTGTGGCCGCCCATATAAAGGTCCTGTTCCCGACCGTACCGATTGACCGCGGCGAGGAAAACCGTGTTTTCCAAAGCCCGGGCGGGGGTGTTGATGTTCCAGATGTCGTTATCCGGTTCGCACCAGGCCGAGGGACAGATTACAATTTGCGCGCCTTTGAGCGCCAACTCGCGTGCGACCTCGGGGAATCCCATGTCGTAGCAGATCATCAGGCCGACAGTGCCGAAGTCGGTATGGAAAACCGGCGTGCCGTTGCCGCCTTTGAAGTAGAAGCGTTCCTTGGCCCACAGATGCTGCTTGTCGTAGACCCCGGCGATATTGCCGTCCCGGTCGATCAGCACCGAACTGTTGAACGGAACACCAGGCAGGTCGTCGTGATAGAGCGCGATGGAAGCGACGACGTAGACCCTAGCCTTGCGCGCCGCCTCCCTCATCGCAGTGATGCTGGGACCATCGAGAGGCTCGGCAAGTTCGGTGATACGAGGACCGACCACATCGAGCTGGTAGCCGGTGCTGAACAGTTCGGGAAACACGATGATGTCCGCGTCCTGCTCTCCTGCAGCCTCGATAAGTTTCAATGCCTTGGCGACATTGGCTTTGGTGTCGCACAGTACGCTTTCGAACTGTGACAATACGATTTTCGCCATGCTTAAGCCCCGCTGTGTCTCTTCAGAGGACCTGGCTGGTGTGGGCGAACTCGATGGTCTTCACGCCCTTGACCTTGGCCATGATCTCCATGACCACCCAGTACAACAACGCGGAGATGATCAACGAATTGAGTCCGGGAATGCCGATGGAATAGATGCTTGTGATTTCACCGATCGCGAAGCCCAAGACCCAGACAATCAGGGACACCGGATTCCATTTTTCAACGCTGGAAGGCAGCGTGCCGGATGCACGCGTCGCTTCGAGATCCTTGCGTCCCTGACGACGGAGAATGTAGTAGTCGATGACCATGATGCCGGCAACCGGCGGAACCGCGACGCCCAGCAACGTCAGGAAGTTGGTGAAGTACTTGAGGATGCCGATTACGGAGAGGAAGGTTCCCACGATGCCCAGGCTCCAGACGAGGACGTTACGGTTGAGCTTGCGGTTGAACACGGCATTGATCATGGTGGAAAGCCCAAGCGAAGAAGAATACAGGTTGATGTCGTTGAGCTTGACCGTCGAGGTGATGACGATGATTACACCGACGATTCCCGAGGTCTTCATCATCATGTCGACCACATTGTTGGTGCCGGTGGCGTGGGCCAGAAGCACTGCCAGAAGGTTCATGCCCAACTCGCCGACGAACGTACCGATCAGAGTCATCCAGAAGACCTGCTTGCCGTTCTTGAGATAACGGCCATAATCGGGTGTAGCAATCGCTCCGGCAATGAATCCGCCGGTTACCATCGTCGTGGCCGCGCCAAGCGAAAGCGCCGGGCCAGGGGCGGGAGAAGTGAACAGCGTCATGAACGGAGTGGACTGGAAGACATGGAATGACGCGTAAAGCACGACGATGATGAACAGCGGCACCAGCACGGTTGCGAAATCGGCAATCGCATTGACTCCGAAGACCACGAGCAAGGTAATGGCCAGGCCGGTTACAATCGACCAGCCAGGCGTTTCGAACTTCCCCAGAAAATCGGTGAACGGGATGATGCTGGAAAGACCATTACCGAAAACCGAATTCTGAACGCCGAACCAGCCGACCATGGAAATGGCCATCACCCCGCCGAAAATGGCTGAGCCCATTTTGCCGAAACCTGTCCAGCGAGACAGAAGACTGGTGGAAAGTCCTTCGCGTGCGGCTGCGGTACCGAGCGCCCAGCTGATGATTTCAAGAAGTACCGAACCGAGCATCGTGGCCCAGAACGCACCCCAGAACGTCATGCCATAACCCAGGGCCGCACCGAGCACCAGCTGGGAGACGCAGCAAATGCTGCCGATACGGATCAGCAATATTTTCCAGAACGGTTTTTTCGCGTGGGCAGGTACTCTTGAAAGCGTGTAATCGTTGTCTTCGACGACCCCTTCTGAGCTGCTTTTTGATATATTCTCAGGCTGTGTGCCTGGCGTGTTTGATTTTTGAGCTGAAGACATCCCCTCATACCTTTCTTCTCAAAAGAGTGCCGAAACACCGAATTCGCATTATTAAGCAATCGATATGCATAATGCGGAAACAATAAAATGCACTTTTAAAAAAATATCATAAATGCAAATGAAACTAGGCATTGTGTCAAAATCTGAAATAATTAATAGATTTTTTATCCAAAACTGTATAAAAAGATGAAAATTATTTGTTTGCCTATAAGGTTTAGGAAAATATGGCCAGATATCGAAACAGCTGAATACTGTGAAGGCCGTGCTTGGCAAAAATCTGCCCCCAAAATGACGACTTGTCACACTGGGGGCAAATTGCAATCTGCTCTCTTTTCTTCAGATTGCAAACATATCCTGCTAATTCAGGGATCGCATGCGGCGCATGGCCTCGCGGCGTTCTTCCTTTTCAAGGCGATCGAGGTAAATGTGCCCGTCGAGATGATCGGTTTCGTGCTGGAGCATGCGGCCCATGATGCCGGTGCCTTCCACGACGATGGTCTTGCCGTCGAGATTGATGCCGCGAACACGGGCGTAATCGGCGCGACGGGTCTTGTACCAGAGTTTGGGAACCGAAAGGCAGCCTTCGTCGCCGTACTGCTCTCCCCTGGTCTCTTCGATGACCGGGTTCAGGACGTAACCGAGTTTGCCGTCGATGTTGTAGGAGAAAGCGCGCAGGCTGATGCCGATCTGGTTTGCTGAAAGTCCCGCGCGACCGGGATCATCGACCGTATCCAGCAAATCCTGCACCATGTTGCGCACCGCGGGGGTGATCTCGCGAATCGGTTCACACGGGGTTCTCAACACCGGATCGGGCACGACCCTTATTTCTCGTAACGCCAATGCACTGCTCCTCTTGATGCCTTAACGGCTGTTTACTTCTGGTCCGGCAAGTCTTTTCCTTCGGCATCAGCCTTTGGAGCTTTCTTCCAAGGATCCTCGCCCTCACGCTCGGCGTCATGCCCAGCCTCGTGTTCGGCAAGGCGGGCTCCGACATTCTGCTTGGCCTGTTCGTAGGCCTCGCGAACCTTCGGAGTGGCCTGACGCATGGATTCAGTGGTCTTGTCGATGAATCCTGCGGTGGCCGACGGTGCCGGCTTGACTCGCGTCTTAGGAGTATAGACCTGCGTGTTGATGAGATCGGCATAGTGTTTCAGGACCTCGCCACGCACGACCTTCATGCTCGGGGTAAGCATGCCGTTCTCCTGAGTGAACTGATCTTCGACGATGACGAACTTGCGCACGGATTCGGCGCGGGAAACCGAGCTGTTGGCCTGGTCGATATATTGCTGGACGTAGGCACGAACCGCATCGTTCTTGCAGATTTCGGCCATCGGCATGTTTTCATCCATGCCGTTGTTGGCAAGCCACGAACGCACCATTTCGGGGTCGAGTTCGATAAGCGCCGCGATGAAGGGGCGGCCGTCGCCGATGACCACGGCGTGGGAAACGATCGGGCAGGTGCCGATGGTGTCTTCCATCGGGGCAGGGCTCACGTTCTTGCCGCCGGCAGTGATGATGATGTCTTTCTTACGGCCGGTGATGTAGACGAAGCCGTCGTCGTCGATCTGCGCGATGTCGCCGGAATGGACCCAACCGCCCGGTTCCTTGGCTTCGGCGGTAAGTTCGGGCTGTTTGTAGTAGCCCAGGAAAACGTCCTCGCCGTTAATGAGCAGCTCATCGTCATCGGCAAGTTTGACGGCGATGCCGGTGCCCGGACGCCCGACGGCCCCGACCTTGTTGAAGTCTTGGAAGGCTACGATGCAGGGCGCGGCGGTTTCTGTCATGCCGTAACCCTGGATGAAGGTGATTCCGTCCATGCCGTTGAAGAAGTGCGCCAGATCGGCGTTCATCGGAGCACCGCCGCAGGCGACATACTTGAGGTTCGGGCCCAAGGCACTGCGCACCGAGGCTCCGACGGTCTTCATATAGAACTTGTGTTCCAGACGCTCGGCAAGGGTGTGTCCGCGCCCTTCCTGTCCGTCCTTCGACCACTTGACGAAATGTTTGAACGCCATGTTGAAGATGCGGCCCTGCAATCCGGCACCGGCTTTCTGTGAAGCGGCGTTGTAGACCTTCTCGAACACACGCGGGACGCCGAGCAGATAGGTCGGCTTGAACGTGCGCAGATCGGTCAGGAGATGCTTGGCGCTTGGCGTATAGCCGACAACACCCTGAGCGCCGATGGCGACGTATTGGATGTATCTGGCGAAGCAATGTGCCAACGGCAGGAAGAGCAACAATCGGCTCGGCTGGTAGAGCATATCATCGAGCACGGCCCAGCCGATGAATGTCGTGGAAACGAAATTGCGATGCGAAAGCATGACACCCTTGGGTGCACCGGTAGATCCGGAGGTGTAGACGATGGTCAGCATGTCGTCGGCACGCACGCGCGAAATGGCCTCATCAAGCTCTTCGTCGCTTACCGAAGTGCCGAAATCGGAGACGGCTTCAAGTCCGCCCTCTTGTAGGTTGAACACGTATTTGAGACCGTCACGGTCACGGCGGAATTCCTCAAGCGTCTGGGTGTGTTCCGCATCTCCGCCGAAAGCGACGATCGGGTCGACGTCCTCGACGATGCCCTTGGCCTGCTTGGGCGAATCCGTTTCGTAAATCGGCACGCTCACCGCACCGATGGCAGCGCAAGCGAAATCGACCACTCCCCATTCGTAGCTGGTGGCGGCGTAGATGACGACCATGCTTCCGGCCTTGGCTCCCAGCCCGATGAGACCCTTGGCGACCTTGCGTACGCGCTCAAGCATTTCACCGGCGGTGACGGTGTGCCATTGCTGGGTATCCTCATCGAGCCATTCGGCTATGGTTCCGTCCGGGTCCTTTCCGGCTCGCTTGGACAACAGGGAATAGATGGTGTCCTTATCGGTGGTTTTGGTGACAGGATCCAAATAGAATTCTCGCAACATAGATTCAACTATACGCAACCGTAACCCCAATGCTACGTTAGCGTAACTTTTAATACAATCCAATAATTACAGGTATCAGGCTTATTCTCCGAATCAACCGAGGTCAGCAGTGGTGCAAATCCATCGCGAACCGCTGCGGTGGAACACCAGCGTGACCCAGTAGGTCGACTTGCCTACGCATAGGCTGACGACTGTCTCGGTGGTATCGGGACTCACGAGCGTCGTGTATACCAGCATCGGTACGGCGGGAAGATAGCAGAGCTTGGCCTTTAGCTCCTGATGCGTGCGCAGATGGTTCTCCAACAGGTACGACATTGTTTCGAGACGTTGCACACAAGGGCCGCTTAGGGAATGCTGCAGCGTCTGCGGTGGCGTGCGTCCACGCACCACGTCCAGGCTCATACATGCCAGCCTGCACGAATTGAGGCTGGACTTGCGACATTCCGCTTCGCTAAGCGTTCCCGGATAACAGCGTGAAATATGGTATGGGACGGGCCGATTCGACAATTCGATGCGGATGGACCCGTCGTAAGTGGGCAATCCTGATTGCTGTGTGACCACCATCTGTTGCGGGTGCGTCTTCATACTCGACGGCTCTTGTGTCAGCGTCTGCGATCGTCCTTGTCTCTTTTCGTTCATCTTTGAACCTCCTTTGCTTTTTCGGTTAACGTCACTTTCCAGAGCAACAGAAATCGGCGGCAATGTCAAGAAACAAGAGGCTATTTCGGCAAAATTCAAGGTTTTCGGCGCTTTTTTGTGAAACCTTGAATTTTATATGATGGTAATACGTATAAATTGATGACTATCGAACAAAAGTGGGCTACCTGATTATGCAGGCAGCCCACTTACGATAGTTGATGATTATCGGTCAATCATCCCAAATGCGAAAGCGTGACCGCAACGTCGCAATGCTGGAAGTTCTTGAGATCGACGTAACCGGTCGAGGCCATGGCGCGGCGCAGGGCGCCGATGAAGTTGACCGAGCCGTCGGCGTTGTGGCTTGGCCCGAAGAGAATCTGTTGCAACGGAGCAACCGTGCCGACCTTCGTGCGCTTTCCGCGAGGAAGCGAGGGATGACGGGCTTCGGCACCCCAATGTGTGCCCTTACCGGGAGCCTCGGTGGCGCGCGCAAGAGGAGCCCCGAGCATCACGGCGTCGGCACCCATCGCCAAAGCCTTGACGAACGAGCCGGAAGTACCCATACCGCCGTCGGCGATAATCTGTACGTAACGCCCGCCGGATTCGTCCATATAGTCTCGCCGGGCCTCGGCCACATCGGCAATCGCCGTGGCCATCGGAGCGTGGACACCGATGGTGGCTCGCGTGGCGGAAACCGCACCGCCGCCGAAACCGACCAGCACGCCAGCCGCACCGGTACGCATGAGATGAAGGGCAGCCGTATAACTGGCCGCTCCCCCGACGATGACTGGAACATCAAGGTCGTAGATGAATTTCTTCAGGTTCAGCGGCTCGTGGCTTTCCGAAACATGCTCGGCGGAAACCGCTGTGCCCCGGATGACGAAGAGGTCGACACCAGCATCAACGACCGTCGAATAGAATTCCTGCGTGAGCTGGGGCGAAAGCGCACCGGCCACCGTAACGCCCGCATCACGAATCTCGTGGAGGCGCTTGGTAATCAGTTCCGGCTTAATCGGCTCTGCATAAATCTCCTGCAGGCGAGCCGTGGCATTGGCCTCGTCGAGCTGGCTGATCTCGTCGAGCAGTGGTTGCGGGTCATCGTAACGTGTCCACAATCCTTCGAGATCAAGCACGCCGAGGGCGCCCAGCTTGCCCATGGCGATTGCCGTGGCAGGGCTGGTCACCGAATCCATCGGGGCCGAAAGCACCGGAACGTCGAACTGGTAGGCGTCAATCTGCCAAGCCGTCGAAACGTCCTTCGGATCGCGGGTCCTGCGGGAAGGGACGATGGCGATATCGTCCAATGAATAGGCCAGACGGCCTTTTTTGCCCAAACCGATTTCAATTTCCTGAGTCATGGCTTTAAGATTACTTCCCCTATGTGACGAGCGACACGTAATCGGGAAGCGCGGGAAAGTGCGTCTCGCCAGTCAGTCAAAGCAACACCGATGACATATTTTGGCGCGATAATGGCACCATATTTTCATAAACGAAGAAAGGGCAAGTATGGAAAAAATCAAGGTCAAAGGGACGATAGCCGAGCTCGACGGCGACGAAATGACCAGAGTGATATGGAAGGATATCAAGAATCGCCTCATCCTGCCATACCTCGATGTGAATCTTGATTATTACGATCTCGGCATCGAAAACCGTGACGCCACCGACGACCAAGTGACCATCGATGCGGCCAACGCCATCAAGAAGCATCATGTCGGCGTCAAATGTGCGACCATCACCCCTGATGAGGCGCGTCTCAAGGAATTCAACCTCAAAAAAATGTGGAAGTCGCCGAACGGCACCATCCGCAACATTCTCGGCGGCACGATCTTCCGCGAGCCCATCGTCATTTCCAATATCCCGCGGCTGGTTCCGGGTTGGAAGAAGCCCATCGTCGTGGCAAGGCACGCCTTCGGCGACCAGTACAAAGCCACGGATTTCAAGGTCGGCAAACCGGGTCGCTTGACCGTCACGTTCACACCGGCAGATGGCAGCGAGCCCATCGAGCATGTCGTCTACGACTACCCCGGCGCCGGCGTGGCACAGGTGCAATACAATCTTGACGATTCCATCCGCGGCTTCGCACGCGCCTGCTTCAACTATGGGCTCATGCGGCACTACCCGGTCTACCTTTCGACCAAAAACACGATTTTGAAGGCCTACGACGGCGAATTCAAGGACATCTTCGCAGAAGTTTACGAGACCGAATACAAGGAGCGTTTCGAAGCTGAAGGACTCACCTACGAGCATCGTCTCATCGACGACATGGTGGCCAGCACGATGAAATGGCA
This genomic stretch from Bifidobacterium sp. ESL0690 harbors:
- a CDS encoding AMP-dependent synthetase/ligase, with protein sequence MLREFYLDPVTKTTDKDTIYSLLSKRAGKDPDGTIAEWLDEDTQQWHTVTAGEMLERVRKVAKGLIGLGAKAGSMVVIYAATSYEWGVVDFACAAIGAVSVPIYETDSPKQAKGIVEDVDPIVAFGGDAEHTQTLEEFRRDRDGLKYVFNLQEGGLEAVSDFGTSVSDEELDEAISRVRADDMLTIVYTSGSTGAPKGVMLSHRNFVSTTFIGWAVLDDMLYQPSRLLLFLPLAHCFARYIQYVAIGAQGVVGYTPSAKHLLTDLRTFKPTYLLGVPRVFEKVYNAASQKAGAGLQGRIFNMAFKHFVKWSKDGQEGRGHTLAERLEHKFYMKTVGASVRSALGPNLKYVACGGAPMNADLAHFFNGMDGITFIQGYGMTETAAPCIVAFQDFNKVGAVGRPGTGIAVKLADDDELLINGEDVFLGYYKQPELTAEAKEPGGWVHSGDIAQIDDDGFVYITGRKKDIIITAGGKNVSPAPMEDTIGTCPIVSHAVVIGDGRPFIAALIELDPEMVRSWLANNGMDENMPMAEICKNDAVRAYVQQYIDQANSSVSRAESVRKFVIVEDQFTQENGMLTPSMKVVRGEVLKHYADLINTQVYTPKTRVKPAPSATAGFIDKTTESMRQATPKVREAYEQAKQNVGARLAEHEAGHDAEREGEDPWKKAPKADAEGKDLPDQK
- a CDS encoding Rv3235 family protein encodes the protein MNEKRQGRSQTLTQEPSSMKTHPQQMVVTQQSGLPTYDGSIRIELSNRPVPYHISRCYPGTLSEAECRKSSLNSCRLACMSLDVVRGRTPPQTLQHSLSGPCVQRLETMSYLLENHLRTHQELKAKLCYLPAVPMLVYTTLVSPDTTETVVSLCVGKSTYWVTLVFHRSGSRWICTTADLG
- a CDS encoding GuaB3 family IMP dehydrogenase-related protein, with the translated sequence MTQEIEIGLGKKGRLAYSLDDIAIVPSRRTRDPKDVSTAWQIDAYQFDVPVLSAPMDSVTSPATAIAMGKLGALGVLDLEGLWTRYDDPQPLLDEISQLDEANATARLQEIYAEPIKPELITKRLHEIRDAGVTVAGALSPQLTQEFYSTVVDAGVDLFVIRGTAVSAEHVSESHEPLNLKKFIYDLDVPVIVGGAASYTAALHLMRTGAAGVLVGFGGGAVSATRATIGVHAPMATAIADVAEARRDYMDESGGRYVQIIADGGMGTSGSFVKALAMGADAVMLGAPLARATEAPGKGTHWGAEARHPSLPRGKRTKVGTVAPLQQILFGPSHNADGSVNFIGALRRAMASTGYVDLKNFQHCDVAVTLSHLG
- a CDS encoding NADP-dependent isocitrate dehydrogenase encodes the protein MEKIKVKGTIAELDGDEMTRVIWKDIKNRLILPYLDVNLDYYDLGIENRDATDDQVTIDAANAIKKHHVGVKCATITPDEARLKEFNLKKMWKSPNGTIRNILGGTIFREPIVISNIPRLVPGWKKPIVVARHAFGDQYKATDFKVGKPGRLTVTFTPADGSEPIEHVVYDYPGAGVAQVQYNLDDSIRGFARACFNYGLMRHYPVYLSTKNTILKAYDGEFKDIFAEVYETEYKERFEAEGLTYEHRLIDDMVASTMKWHGGYIWACKNYDGDVQSDSVAQGFGSLGLMTSVLMTPDGKTVEAEAAHGTVTRHYRRWLKGEKTSTNPIASIYAWTGGLKQRAKLDGTPEVARFAETLEQVIIKTVENGKMTKDLAMLIGPDQPWLDTEGFMDALDEGLKKELSQSR